A single window of Lacerta agilis isolate rLacAgi1 chromosome 12, rLacAgi1.pri, whole genome shotgun sequence DNA harbors:
- the LOC117055726 gene encoding 1-aminocyclopropane-1-carboxylate synthase-like protein 1: MADGEAAGGLSARGAGIAGSAKGLLQKGFDMYVRDPFDAAHNPQGILNFGTSENKLCFDLIQERLVKPDMAYLEPHLLQYSDTQGIKSFREEIAKFLTEYAKAPTALDPDHFVVLNGCCGVFATLSTVLCDPGDGYLIPTPYYGGINSKMWLYGGLQPIHVPLFSEVTNEESRPFQLTIEKLETAHQRAIEQGIRVRALILINPHNPLGDIYPAQLLKECLDFAHRHKLHVIMDEIYMLSVYGDTTFTSILSLESLPDPDRTHLMWGFSKDFGMCGIRVGVLYTRNHEVRKAVNQLAVFHGCPGPVQYVLSQFLRDREWLDNVFFPTNKRRLKEAQNILVDGLAEMGIPVLKSSGGLYVWADFRKFLKSQTFEAEMDLWWKILGEKLLISPGKAFCCYEPGWFRLVFSDSIDRIYLCIQRLHQMLHDKIDEPVASSPEENEHIELDDETSANYINTPVDDVSEGFSHLKKIAVF; this comes from the exons ATGGCGGACGGCGAGGCGGCGGGGGGGCTTTCAGCTCGGGGAGCCGGCATTGCTGGCAGCGCAAAGGGGCTGCTGCAGAAGGGCTTCGACATGTACGTGCGAGATCCGTTCGACGCCGCTCACAaccctcag GGCATTTTGAATTTCGGAACAAGTGAGAACAAGCTTTGCTTTGATTTAATACAGGAAAGG CTTGTAAAACCTGACATGGCTTATCTGGAACCTCACTTACTTCAGTATTCGGATACACAAGGCATTAAAAG TTTTAGAGAAGAAATTGCAAAGTTTCTTACTGAATATGCAAAAGCTCCAACAGCACTAGATCCAGATCAT TTTGTAGTTTTGAATGGCTGCTGTGGTGTCTTTGCTACGCTTTCAACTGTGTTATGTGATCCTGGAG ATGGGTATCTGATTCCTACCCCGTATTATGGTGGAATAAACTCCAAAATGTGGCTGTATGGTGGATTGCAACCTATCCATGTGCCCTTGTTCAGTGAG GTGACTAATGAAGAAAGTCGACCATTTCAGTTAACCattgaaaaattagaaactgcGCATCAGAGAGCCATAGAACAG ggcATCAGAGTCAGAGCATTAATCCTGATCAACCCTCACAATCCATTAGGGGACATTTACCCAGCACAGTTACTGAAAGAATGTCTAGACTTTGCACACAG ACATAAATTACATGTAATTATGGATGAAATTTATATGCTGTCTGTATATGGTGATACCACATTCACAAGCATTCTTAGCTTGGAGAG TTTACCAGATCCAGATCGGACACACTTGATGTGGGGATTTAGTAAG GATTTTGGCATGTGTGGCATCAGAGTTGGAGTATTATACACCAGAAATCATGAGGTCAGGAAAGCAGTTAATCAGCTGGCTGTTTTCCATGGTTGTCCAGGACCAGTGCAATATGTTCTCAGCCAGTTCCTTCGTGACAGAG AATGGCTGGATAATGTGTTTTTCCCAACCAATAAAAGAAGACTTAAGGAAGCACAGAACATTCTTGTGGATGGCCTTGCGGAGATGGGAATACCTGTTTTAAAAAGCTCAGGAGGATTATATGTGTGGGCTGACTTCAGAAAA TTCTTAAAGTCACAGACATTTGAAGCTGAAATGGATTTATGGTGGAAAATTCTTGGTGAAAAGCTGCTCATTAGTCCTGGGAAAGCCTTTTGCTGTTATGAACCTGGATGGTTTAGGCTGGTCTTCTCAGATTCTATAGACAGAATCTACCTGT GTATTCAGAGACTTCACCAAATGCTACATGATAAAATAGATGAACCTGTAGCTTCATCTCCTGAAGAAAATGAGCATATTGAGTTAGATGATGAAACTTCAGCCAACTACATAAATACACCAGTGGATGATGTCTCAGAAGGATTTTCACACTTGAAGAAAATAGCTGTCTTCTAA
- the GATAD1 gene encoding GATA zinc finger domain-containing protein 1, protein MPLGLKPTCSVCRTTSSSMWKKGVQGEILCNNCTGRPGPPGSAGAGYATTSAAAQHSNGGSGGGKQSKQEIHRRSARLRNTKYKSAPAAEKKVSTKGKGRRHIFKLKNPIKAPESVATIITAESIFHKGVYYQIGDVVSVIDEQDGKTYYAQIRGFIQDQYCEKSAAITWLIPTAASPKDCFDPATYIIGPEEDLPRKIEYLEFVCHAPSEYFKSQSSPFPTIPTRPEKGYIWTHVGPTPAISIKETVASSL, encoded by the exons ATGCCGCTGGGCCTGAAGCCGACGTGCAGCGTGTGCCGCACCACCTCCTCGTCCATGTGGAAGAAAGGGGTCCAGGGCGAGATCCTTTGCAACAACTGCACGGGCCGCCCGGGGCCTCCCGGGTCCGCGGGAGCCGGCTACGCCACGACCTCGGCGGCTGCGCAGCACAGCaacggcggcagcggcggcgggaaGCAG AGTAAGCAAGAAATTCACAGAAGATCTGCTCGattaagaaacacaaaatacaagtCTGCTCCAGCTGCTGAAAAGAAAGTTTCCACtaaaggaaaagggagaaggCATATTTTTAAGTTAAAAAAT CCCATCAAAGCTCCAGAGTCTGTAGCTACCATTATTACAGCAGAATCTATCTTCCATAAG ggagtttacTATCAGATTGGAGATGTTGTTTCAGTGATTGATGAGCAGGATGGTAAAACATACTATGCTCAGATTAGAGGGTTTATTCAAGACCAATACTGCGAAAAAAGTGCAGCTATAACATGGCTCATTCCTACTGCAGCTAGCCCCAAAGACTGTTTTGACCCTGCAACTTACATAATAG ggcCAGAAGAAGATCTTCCAAGGAAAATTGAGTACTTAGAGTTTGTTTGTCATGCACCTTCAGAATATTTCAAATCTCAGTCATCTCCTTTCCCTACCATTCCTACTAGACCAGAAAAAGGTTATATTTGGACTCACGTTGGACCTACCCCAGCAATTTCCATCAAGGAAACTGTTGCCAGCAGCTTGTAG